The stretch of DNA GCATGAGCTAGTTTTAGCTCTATTAACTTAGCTAAAGGTGGTTAGTTTGTCATTTGAAAAAAACTTTAGATAAACACGTTTTATCCGTGTGTTAACTTTGAACCTTTTACTGTTTCAGCTCCCCTCGATCTCACTTAACAATGGCTGACGTTATCGATGAGAAGATCAAAAACTACAGGACGGCTCCGTTTGACGCCCGCTTTCCCAACACCAACCAGACCCGCAACTGCTACCAGAACTACCTGGGTGAGAACATGACCAATAAATAAATATTCACGACTGTTTGGTGCCTGTGTCACTAAACAACAATAATTTAGTCAGGCGACGTGTTGTACATTTGTGGCTTTGAATCGGTATTGTTGGTAAATGTTAATATACTAAtcagatgttgttgtttttttttcttctgtgctTCAGATTTCCATCGGTGCAACAAGGCCTTGACATCCAAAGGCCAGGATGTGTCCCCCTGTGTGTGGTACCAGAGGGTTTACCAAAGCCTCTGTCCTGTCAGCTGGGTTAGTGGCTCTGATACTTTATTTTGTCAGATTCATAATGAAGTAGTTTGGCCTCTATCATAAATCATGTCAGCTTTTGTTTAAGTTCACAACAGTAAAAGAAAAAAACCCTACAATTTATGTGTCTGATTGTTGAGGTTGCCACGTTCTTTGGGTCTGGCAGTTGATTGATTGTAATGTTATGCATGTAAAGTAGAATTTCTATGAATTCATACTCATTTCCTTTATCTTTTACAGGTGTCTAAATGGGATGAGCAGATAGAAGATGGGAGTTTCCCTGGAAAGATCTGAATTCTTCTGTTACCAGCCTGGATGCTTCCACCCTTATCTTTAAAGTGTACCAGAAGACCTCTTTAAAACATTACTTATTCATTATTGTTGTTACTACAGATAAAAGCTTTAACTGTATGCACGCACAACGTTCAAGATGTGAAGGTTTCAAGTCGGGTTTTCTTGCCATTAAACCTTTTTAAACAATACAGTGAAACTTTGATCAATCCATTCATAATTAAGTTTAAGGAATTAATTGTATTGGTTTTACTTCACTGGGCCAGCTGCAGCTAACCTTTTCTAAAATCACTTGTCGGACATCAAAGTCAATTGGCTTTTGCTGAAGTAAACATAACTTGTGAAGATCATCCTGTAAGGTAGCTGTGCTGTAAAAGTGGCTGCTGGTGTTACCAGTTCTTGATCATTTCAGCATAACTGTGACTGAAGAAAACAGCAACTCACAGTCCAATAAGAGGTCAACGTTAAACACTGTAAGCATACGTGTGGTCGCACATTACAGTGAAGCATTTTATAAACTGAAATTCTTACAAATAAATGTGTTAAATTCAAAAGACTGATTTTTTATGGTAGTCGTGTTAAGTTCATAAATTGGTTATTTGGGAGTAAAATGAGCACATTTACAGCCTTAGTTttcaaatttatttattaatattcCTCTTGTATTTAATTTATGGTTTTCACCTTGAAACTTGTAGTTTCCCCTTTTAGCCACATGGGTGCACTATTGGTTCACTATAGAAAATGGAGCTAATCCACACAAACAATGTAAACAAAGTCGAAAAACAAGATTCTGCTCCTTCAAAAAATGTCGCCATCAGATACAGAAACTAACACATGCCCAGGAAGTCGATCCATCAGCATCAACTGCTTTTCCAGGGAACATCCTTCTGATACAAACGACTAAAAAGGTCTCCAGGCTTGACACTAACTTGCTTGGAAAGTTTTTGAGAACTTTTCAGCTTCTCATCATACTGATTTAGGACAAGAACACCAACAGGCTAGGAAATACAGTAAATATGAACACTAAAATTTAGAGGGCAAAAGAAAGTTTGGATGACAAAGTATCATTTTGCCCTCTTACCCCCAGAGGGCGTATgtagctgctgtttcctgctgtaGCTTGTTGTTTCAGTCCAACACAAACAATTAAGATAAAGTATTGAGGTTTAGTAGTTGTTTATGTGGAGATGTTTTGGCTTTCCCGTTAGTAGCATTTAGCTACTCCGCTCCTAagctctggaactctcttccacCTAATATCAGGAACCTCGGCTCTCTGTCCACCTTTAAGGCACACCTTTAAACCCATCTGTTCCAGCTGGCATTCTCTTGGTTATTTTATTTGTATCTTTAGCAATGCTGAATAATTGCCTGTacttgttttcttttttgtttctatGTTTGTAAAGTTTTatctgtacagtgtccttgagagtcctggtttaaatctctggactcctcaattaccaaattcctccaCGAATAGCtttaaaacgcttcagaagaccaaagacagaggaggattgGATTTACCcagcttttattattatttcttagccaacaggctgcaatatataccaagatggttgcgagataacccactagatgagtcctggttagatatagaacagacactttgcaatacgatagagctttcagacttctcatttattagctcaagcataagaaaacgtgaaagcttcaaaagtattagcatcagcacctctctgacggcatggtgggagtatcttaaaatgacagagtcttcactagtaccatgcagacgcacacctatctggaataatcctgacattttgcaaaataataaaatgatgaaccttccggactggaaaaataaaggaatcctatacctggaacacatatatgaaggattggacttcatcccatttaatcaaatagtctcccaatttggaatagataagaatagctttttagaatatcaccaaattaaatctgtagtaaaacaaaaatgtaagctcaataaaatagaattacaaacaccaccaagggtattagacttttataatctcaaaccccccaaactactgtctaaagtatataagacactgtccaaaatagacgatagaatagtaatccctattgaaaaatgggaggtggatctatcagtcagctttgaccagaacttctggtcccaaacttgtttaaaaactttttaaatgatcagacgctccaatttacaattaattcagtacaaaattctacacagagtacactatacaggtcatcggatgttcaagatggggtttgtgtcgtctgacacctgtacacactgcacaaacaacattcctgacaattacattcatgcactgtggtcctgcccacctgtccaggaattttggggtagagtatgtgaagacctgtcaaagtatctgaaatgtcatatcccaaattccccctctctttgtttactggggaagctggacgatgtcccaattgaaacatctttggctcacgtggttctgactgccatatgcatcactaagaaaactatcctcttgaattggaaaaatagagaaactcgttgcattaaccagtatagaaatcttttgttagatcatattacacttgatgtagcctctgcttccacttcaaatcaatctctctgggctcctttgatcagctCCATCACAGCGATGACggtggaccattgatattgtcctgcgggatgatgtgggtgagggggtggagggtctgagtttggagtatctggacgttcCCTGGAGATGGTGTTCACTggaggtgtctgggactgggggctgttgctcccctctggaggtgcttgggttacctggggggtggggggtggggggggtggggggtgaactactggcggttgtgagtggggccccttggaggtcttggcggtggccatgggtcactgcccggcATTGcctctgggcgggtctgggtgggggcctgggggctcggggtgtgggggtggctggccccgtgtggggatctgggcggtgccttgggggtcgggtcctaacatgtatgctgccggggagaaggcaggaacatgcagcagtgcctgactcgggttcaggggcctcgggtagaccttggctcctctgctgtcccatcacaggggagggggaagtccaggagggggaggacccaacctggatgtcctatgtcttttataatcCAGAAGTtgagcaaatgcagggatgggcatagatattctgctggggtgaggctgggttggtgccctcggactccgtgaggctctgtgatgctgctgctttgggccctgacaggatgggctggggaccccaaccctaaccctacttaaaaagcattcaaaaagaataacaataaagttttaagtatcaggcgtgacattaaaagcagacgctttgatgctccacctgagagtaaatctgtaaggcttgtcaccagcattcagacatcaattctgtttgcttcacagccagacaggacacgggggggggggggggggggggggtataaatgaataatgactggaacataataaaatgcatgtcaaaatgttttttataaacctgaataatttaaataaataagcacttaacaggaggaactaacaggaacaatacacttatctagactattaacgatcactgtgtgatatttaacaaaaacccaatcagctaaaatttaaaattgcaaatagaaacacctgtaaaggttcccgagcctttaaatggtctctcagtctagttaaattacagaaatgaatgtaattttgcacagcattttaatttttccagcttcacacatacacacacacacacacacacacacacatgcacattatacaaaaaggaaatagtggttgaaccaagaacagggtaaacatttctgattgtaaactacctctgcattgcaattgcacacacctgctgctatatgttttgtatattattagcgatatttacctgtttaatattatcttactgttagggatgttttttctttttgttattgttgtgcatctgcactttatgCTAATGTAtacgcatgggacagtgtgaaacgtaatttcaattccttcgtatggcaagcacattcgaagaaattgacaaataaagtattctattctattctattcacataattgtgtgttattagtagcctttctgttgctgctaatctagtaatggttaaataaataaataaaatcctttaaaatgacaatagaagaggcacaagcctgatggaggacttaaatgtactaacgtgggtcagacccaaccacagaagagctgaagctgggtggtaaacacacacaggttgttctgataacacctgagctccatgacgtctgagactgatgcatcagtgttacagcgggactaaagacatgatcagaaggaggttgcagctggatgatctaggaaggtagacgatcaggacgtctgagcagtgaacaggtgagcggaccttcaggacgtcccgctgtcacgctaggaAGGGcatggctgcagatccacacctgcagccgtagacttttcatcatgtcttcctcgttcttcacgggccgtgatgcacttggatgaaaacatctgcctctttagctcctgatcagctgatgacagcttcaacacactgcacagcttaacgcacacatttgcttatcagtaacagaaacgacgttttgataaaaaagacggtaattaattagtttgctcgttattgAAAGAAATCattttttagtaacgcggttattttaaacggcgttattgttgcgtctacagcatgcagtgactgagacagtgagggtcgccgcccacccggccaatcatcatcgtgtttgtaagtgcgttaccgacacctctctccatggctgcagctgaagtgtggcggtcagaaagcctcacactgttgctcaacgttcgacaagcacatagtaacgcacaaccttccgtccccagtagcgGTAACggtgttgcaacagtgggaaaagtcattaattagattattccgttacccccCAAAAAAAGAATGCCGTTAGTAACACCATTATTTTAAATggcattattcccatcactgcttagcagcaataactgcaatcaagcgtttgcgataacttgctacgagtcttttacagcgctctggaggaattttggcccactcacctttgcagaattgttgtaattcagctttatttgagggtttctagcatgaaccgcctttttaaggtcatgccatagcatctcaataggattcaggtcagggctttgactaggccactccaaagtcttcattttgttgttcttcagccattcagaggtggatatgctggtgtgttttgggtcactgtcctgctgcagcacccaagattgcttcagctttagttgaccaacAGATGGCCGGGCGTTCTCCTTCAggttgttttggtagacagtagaattcatggttccatttatcacagcaagccttccagctcctgaagcagcaaaacaaccccagaccatcacacttccaccaccatattttactgttggtatgatgttctttgtctgaaatgctgtgttacttctacgccagatggaacgggacatttgccttccaaaaagttcaacttttgtctcatcagtccacaaggtattttcccaaaagtcttggcaatcattgagatgtttcttagcaaaattgagacgagccctgatGTTCTTTTTGctaaacagtggtttgcgtcttggaaatctgccatgcaggccatttttgcccagtctatttcttatggtggagtcgtgaactctgaccttaattgaggcaagtgaggcctgcagttctttagcagTTGTCCTGGGgttttttgtgacctctcggatgagttgtctctgcgctcttggggtaattttggtcggccgcccactcctgggaaggttcaccactgttccatgttgttgccatttgtggatgagggctctcactgtggttcgctggagtcccaaagctttagaaatggcttcatagcctttaccagactgatagagtcATGGTCCAtggtgagctgcctgcctgtaaccctgttttcctctgagcattgttcacaggtgggcgtgtctgagagtttCCAGCTGCATTTAATCCTGtcatcaaggtccaggggatttaaggagcagtttgGGTTTTTGCTCCACACTCCATCTTTCCATATCCACCCGGACTTCTACAACCT from Nothobranchius furzeri strain GRZ-AD chromosome 5, NfurGRZ-RIMD1, whole genome shotgun sequence encodes:
- the cox6b2 gene encoding cytochrome c oxidase subunit 6B2, which codes for MADVIDEKIKNYRTAPFDARFPNTNQTRNCYQNYLDFHRCNKALTSKGQDVSPCVWYQRVYQSLCPVSWVSKWDEQIEDGSFPGKI